The following coding sequences are from one Ancylobacter sp. TS-1 window:
- a CDS encoding autotransporter domain-containing protein produces MVDLSGGDISGKAPGLGAVGATEGMITSGRTYDFVGVGGGGGGGGYDTSATAGSSGLLTVDGAALTVDRSILVGGAGGGAGGFRNGGAGGNGTLAIINGGALTVSETLLIGGSAGGGGRNGSAIGGNGGVGEVSVDATSSIVIADGGSLVIGGADGQDGITTAGGTGGAGTLNLGGSLTLGSGTTFTINAGSSFNLGNDVAGGASAGAISGLSSLTNDGVINFNQSDSSYTFAADISGTGRVVQAGGGVTILSGLNTYSGGTAVTGGLINFSNVSNLGTGSITLDGGGLQWATGNTADISGKLAAIGSDGAVFDTNGNDVSLGSNLAGIGGLTKQGIGTLTLSGANTYSGTTTVSVGTLVASGGSAIGDSSAVTVASGATLTVNAEETIGSLAGAGSVMLAASSGLTAGGDDSSTTFSGTIAGAGGLTKTGDGLLILTGTNTFTGVTTISAGTLQIGDGGTTGSLAGDVVNNASLVFDRSDTYAFTDAITGSGAVTFTGGGTVLFSASYTGAVTVDDSTVQLASGSSNLSAFTLNDGGVLGGTAAIGGLTVNAGGLVGPGYSPGTLTVNGPVAFNAGSVYQVEVNAEGEHDLILATGAVTLSSDASVEVLASPGRYPSTSQIAILSTTGTVTGTFGSVTSDFAFLDPELTYDMQNVFLTLVYNGFTFTDYAHTPNEASVAVAAQALGTGNAVFEAIFALPEGAVAPALDQLSGEIHASALTVIQQQSIYLRDAVGSRLRQSLIAPSAGALSYAAKAAGPATAQLSQGFAPTLWAEGFGGWGETSGNGNAASISTTVGGVFGGIDVAVLDHLRVGLVGGYSRTSFDVDARSSQGSMDNYDIGLYAGAQFDALALRGGASYTWHDMSVSRAVVFPGYYGSNDGDDMLGTTQLFGEIGYDLSVGAYAFEPFVGLAYVHISGDNLTESGTLASALAVEGASQSTFYSTLGVRAATTFTVAGRTLTPSATLGWQHAFGDTTSSADMLFASGGTTAFTIQGVPIAQDVALVGLGLGYQLSDSAQMQFNYAGQLAEQSNQNTFSAQFSLKF; encoded by the coding sequence GTGGTCGATCTGTCCGGGGGCGACATTTCGGGCAAGGCGCCCGGCCTCGGCGCGGTCGGTGCGACCGAAGGCATGATCACCTCGGGCCGGACCTACGACTTCGTCGGCGTCGGCGGTGGTGGTGGCGGTGGCGGCTACGATACTTCTGCCACGGCGGGCTCAAGCGGTCTTCTAACGGTGGACGGCGCCGCGTTGACCGTGGACAGGTCGATCCTGGTGGGCGGCGCCGGCGGCGGCGCCGGCGGCTTCAGAAACGGTGGCGCCGGCGGAAACGGTACGCTCGCCATCATCAACGGTGGCGCGCTTACGGTCTCGGAAACGCTTCTGATCGGCGGCAGCGCCGGCGGTGGCGGGCGCAACGGGAGCGCCATCGGCGGCAACGGCGGTGTCGGCGAGGTCTCGGTCGATGCCACCTCGTCCATCGTCATCGCAGACGGCGGCAGCCTCGTCATCGGCGGTGCGGATGGTCAGGACGGAATAACAACGGCCGGCGGCACGGGAGGCGCCGGCACGCTCAATCTCGGCGGTTCACTGACGTTGGGGAGCGGCACGACCTTTACGATCAATGCCGGCAGCAGTTTCAATCTTGGGAACGACGTCGCGGGAGGCGCCAGCGCCGGCGCGATCTCGGGCCTGTCCAGCCTGACCAATGACGGCGTCATCAATTTCAACCAGTCGGATAGCTCCTACACCTTCGCCGCCGATATCAGCGGCACCGGTCGCGTCGTTCAGGCCGGAGGTGGCGTCACCATCCTTTCAGGCCTTAACACCTATAGCGGCGGCACGGCGGTCACTGGCGGTCTCATCAATTTCAGCAACGTGAGCAACCTTGGCACCGGATCCATCACCCTCGATGGCGGGGGCCTCCAATGGGCCACAGGTAACACCGCCGACATCTCCGGCAAGCTCGCCGCGATCGGTTCCGACGGCGCCGTGTTCGACACCAATGGCAACGACGTCTCATTGGGAAGCAACCTGGCGGGTATCGGCGGGCTGACCAAGCAGGGCATCGGCACACTGACCCTCTCCGGCGCCAATACCTATAGCGGCACCACGACGGTCTCAGTCGGCACGCTGGTGGCTTCGGGCGGTTCGGCCATCGGCGATTCCAGCGCTGTCACGGTGGCGAGCGGCGCCACCCTGACGGTGAACGCGGAGGAGACCATCGGCTCGCTGGCCGGCGCGGGCTCGGTGATGCTGGCCGCTTCCAGCGGGCTGACCGCCGGCGGCGATGACAGCTCCACGACATTCTCCGGGACCATCGCGGGCGCCGGCGGCCTGACCAAGACCGGCGACGGCCTGTTGATCCTCACCGGGACAAACACGTTCACCGGCGTGACGACCATCTCGGCCGGCACGCTGCAGATCGGCGATGGCGGCACGACCGGCTCCCTCGCCGGCGATGTGGTGAACAATGCGAGCCTGGTTTTCGACCGGTCCGACACATACGCCTTCACCGATGCGATTACCGGCAGCGGCGCGGTGACGTTCACCGGCGGCGGCACGGTGCTGTTCTCCGCGTCCTATACCGGGGCGGTGACGGTGGACGACAGCACCGTGCAACTGGCGTCGGGGTCGAGCAACCTGTCGGCCTTCACCCTCAATGATGGTGGCGTGCTCGGCGGCACGGCGGCGATCGGCGGTCTCACGGTCAATGCCGGGGGCCTTGTCGGGCCGGGCTATTCGCCGGGCACGCTGACCGTGAACGGTCCGGTGGCCTTCAATGCGGGCTCGGTCTACCAGGTGGAGGTGAACGCGGAAGGCGAGCACGACCTGATCCTCGCCACCGGGGCGGTGACGCTGTCCTCGGACGCGAGCGTCGAGGTGCTGGCGAGCCCGGGGCGCTATCCCTCGACGAGCCAGATCGCCATCCTGTCCACGACCGGCACGGTGACCGGCACCTTCGGGTCGGTCACGTCGGACTTCGCCTTTCTGGACCCGGAACTGACCTATGACATGCAGAACGTGTTCCTGACGCTGGTCTATAACGGGTTCACCTTCACCGACTATGCCCATACGCCGAACGAGGCGAGCGTGGCCGTCGCGGCGCAGGCGCTGGGCACGGGGAACGCCGTCTTCGAGGCGATCTTCGCCCTGCCTGAAGGAGCGGTGGCGCCGGCTCTCGACCAGCTCTCGGGCGAGATCCATGCCTCGGCGCTGACGGTGATCCAGCAGCAGTCGATCTATCTGCGCGACGCTGTCGGCAGCCGGCTGCGCCAGTCGCTCATCGCCCCGTCCGCCGGGGCGCTGTCCTACGCCGCCAAGGCGGCGGGCCCGGCCACGGCCCAGCTGTCCCAGGGCTTCGCCCCGACGCTCTGGGCGGAAGGCTTCGGCGGCTGGGGCGAGACCTCGGGCAACGGCAACGCGGCTTCCATCAGCACCACGGTCGGCGGCGTTTTCGGCGGCATCGACGTGGCCGTGCTCGACCATCTGCGGGTCGGCCTCGTCGGCGGCTACAGCCGGACCTCGTTCGACGTCGACGCCCGCTCCTCCCAGGGCTCGATGGACAATTACGATATCGGCCTCTATGCCGGCGCCCAGTTCGACGCCCTCGCGCTGCGCGGCGGCGCCTCCTACACCTGGCACGACATGTCGGTGTCGCGCGCGGTGGTCTTCCCCGGCTATTACGGCTCCAATGACGGCGACGACATGCTGGGCACCACCCAGCTGTTCGGCGAGATCGGCTACGACCTGTCGGTCGGGGCCTATGCCTTCGAACCCTTTGTCGGCCTCGCCTATGTCCACATCTCCGGCGACAACCTCACCGAGAGCGGCACGCTTGCCTCAGCGTTGGCGGTAGAGGGAGCCTCGCAGAGCACGTTCTATTCCACTCTGGGCGTGCGGGCGGCCACCACCTTCACCGTGGCGGGACGCACCCTCACCCCGAGCGCGACGCTGGGCTGGCAGCATGCCTTCGGCGACACGACGTCGTCGGCCGACATGCTGTTCGCCAGCGGTGGCACCACCGCGTTCACCATCCAGGGCGTGCCGATCGCGCAGGACGTGGCGCTGGTCGGCCTCGGGCTGGGTTACCAGCTGTCCGACAGCGCCCAGATGCAGTTCAACTACGCTGGTCAACTCGCTGAGCAGAGCAACCAGAACACTTTCAGCGCGCAGTTTTCTCTCAAGTTCTGA
- a CDS encoding sulfite exporter TauE/SafE family protein, translating into MMLEPLQYGLGAGAGVLVGFTLGLVGGGGSILAVPLMVYLVGVRNPHIAIGTSAFAVAINAAAGLFNHARAGTVKWRCGGMYATAGVVGAFAGSSLGKLVAGEKLLFLFALLMLVVGVLMLRGRGNPGEPGAECNRAKAPKVLGFGLGTGAFSGFFGIGGGFLIVPGLIGSTGMPILNAVGTSLVAVTAFGLTTAFNYALSGLVNWPLAFTFIAGGVLGSVAGMKLARRLAGRTGRLTTVFATLIFVVASYMLFKSASALLA; encoded by the coding sequence GTGATGCTGGAGCCGCTGCAATACGGGCTCGGCGCGGGCGCCGGCGTTCTCGTCGGCTTCACGCTCGGGCTGGTCGGCGGTGGCGGCTCCATCCTCGCCGTGCCGCTGATGGTCTATCTCGTCGGTGTGCGCAACCCGCACATCGCCATCGGCACCAGCGCCTTCGCCGTGGCCATCAACGCGGCGGCCGGCCTGTTCAACCACGCGCGGGCGGGCACGGTGAAATGGCGTTGCGGCGGCATGTACGCCACCGCCGGCGTCGTCGGTGCCTTTGCCGGGTCGAGCCTCGGCAAGCTCGTCGCCGGCGAGAAGCTGCTGTTCCTGTTCGCGCTGCTCATGCTGGTGGTCGGCGTGCTCATGCTGCGCGGGCGCGGCAATCCCGGTGAGCCGGGCGCCGAGTGCAACCGCGCCAAGGCGCCGAAAGTGCTCGGCTTCGGCCTCGGCACCGGCGCCTTTTCCGGCTTCTTCGGCATTGGCGGCGGCTTCCTCATCGTCCCCGGCCTGATCGGCTCCACCGGCATGCCGATCCTCAATGCCGTCGGCACCTCGCTGGTGGCGGTGACGGCGTTCGGGCTGACGACCGCGTTCAACTATGCGCTGTCGGGACTGGTGAACTGGCCGCTGGCCTTCACCTTCATCGCCGGTGGCGTGCTCGGCAGCGTCGCCGGCATGAAGCTCGCCCGCCGCCTTGCCGGCCGTACCGGGCGGCTTACCACGGTCTTCGCGACGCTGATCTTCGTGGTGGCGAGCTATATGCTGTTCAAGAGCGCCTCGGCCCTGTTGGCCTGA
- a CDS encoding bifunctional protein tyrosine phosphatase family protein/NAD(P)/FAD-dependent oxidoreductase, producing the protein MTPKQIVSDFHVSGPLATQDLAAMAAAGFRAVICTRPDGEEPGQLPADEVATLAEALGMAFVHIPVTPGTFADADVATMRTMLDRLPGPVLGYCRTGTRAATLWALAEADRRSPDEITALTAAAGIDVSAQRARLMARANAPRPGAPKTYDVVIVGGGAAGIATASSLLKRRPSLDIAIVEPAECHYYQPGWTMVGAGVFQPDTTRVPMGAVMPDRVTWIRQAAAGFAPDTKEVALADGACVRYRVLVAAPGLRLAWEAIPGLPEALGRNGVTSNYRFDLAPYTFRLASTVKAGRALFTQPAMPIKCAGAPQKAMYLSCDIWRDAGVLPRLEVEFHNAGGVLFGVPAYVPALMEYVERYGIDLNFGSTLVAVDGDAQVATFERKATDGSLEQVERGFDMLHAVPPQKPLDVVAASPLAGAGGWIEVDPATLRHMRFPDVFALGDATNTPNAKTAAAARKQAPVVAVNVLAALEGKAPAAQYDGYGSCPLTVERGKIVLAEFGYGGALLPTFPRWVLDGTRPTRLAWFLKDRMLPPIYWHAMLKGREWLCQPQPVAAAPGREAA; encoded by the coding sequence ATGACGCCGAAACAGATCGTGTCGGATTTTCACGTGTCCGGCCCATTGGCTACGCAGGATCTCGCCGCCATGGCCGCCGCCGGTTTCCGCGCGGTCATCTGCACCCGCCCCGACGGCGAGGAGCCGGGGCAGCTTCCGGCCGACGAGGTGGCCACGCTGGCCGAGGCACTCGGCATGGCCTTCGTGCATATCCCGGTGACGCCCGGCACCTTTGCCGATGCCGACGTCGCCACGATGCGCACCATGCTCGACCGGCTGCCGGGCCCTGTCCTCGGCTATTGCCGCACCGGCACAAGGGCGGCGACGCTGTGGGCGCTTGCCGAGGCGGACCGGCGGAGCCCGGACGAGATAACGGCGCTGACCGCCGCCGCCGGCATCGACGTTTCCGCGCAGCGCGCCCGCCTCATGGCGCGCGCCAATGCGCCGCGCCCCGGCGCGCCGAAGACCTACGACGTGGTCATTGTCGGTGGCGGCGCGGCCGGCATCGCCACCGCCTCCAGCCTGCTGAAGCGGCGGCCCTCGCTCGACATCGCCATCGTCGAGCCGGCCGAGTGTCATTACTACCAGCCGGGCTGGACCATGGTCGGCGCCGGCGTGTTCCAGCCGGACACGACCCGCGTGCCTATGGGTGCGGTGATGCCGGACCGCGTCACCTGGATCCGGCAGGCGGCGGCGGGTTTCGCGCCAGACACGAAGGAGGTCGCGCTCGCCGACGGCGCGTGCGTGCGTTACCGCGTGCTGGTCGCCGCGCCGGGCCTGCGTTTGGCCTGGGAGGCCATCCCCGGCCTGCCAGAGGCGCTCGGGCGCAACGGCGTCACCTCGAACTACCGCTTTGACCTCGCGCCCTACACCTTCCGCCTCGCCAGCACGGTGAAGGCGGGCCGGGCGCTGTTCACCCAGCCGGCCATGCCGATCAAATGCGCCGGCGCGCCGCAGAAGGCGATGTACCTGTCCTGCGACATCTGGCGGGACGCCGGCGTGCTGCCGCGCCTGGAGGTGGAGTTCCACAATGCCGGTGGCGTGCTGTTCGGCGTGCCGGCCTATGTGCCGGCGCTGATGGAGTATGTGGAGCGCTACGGCATCGACCTCAATTTCGGCTCGACCCTCGTCGCCGTCGATGGCGACGCGCAGGTCGCGACCTTCGAGCGCAAGGCGACCGACGGCAGCCTGGAGCAGGTCGAGCGCGGCTTCGACATGCTGCACGCGGTGCCGCCGCAGAAGCCGCTCGATGTCGTGGCCGCCAGCCCGCTGGCCGGTGCGGGCGGTTGGATCGAGGTGGACCCGGCGACGCTGCGCCATATGCGCTTTCCCGACGTCTTCGCGCTGGGTGACGCCACCAACACGCCCAACGCCAAGACCGCCGCCGCCGCCCGCAAGCAGGCGCCTGTCGTGGCGGTCAACGTGCTCGCGGCGCTGGAGGGCAAGGCACCGGCCGCCCAGTATGACGGCTACGGCTCCTGCCCGCTCACGGTGGAGCGGGGCAAGATCGTGCTGGCGGAATTCGGCTATGGCGGCGCGCTGCTGCCCACCTTCCCGCGCTGGGTTCTCGACGGCACCCGCCCGACCCGCCTCGCCTGGTTCCTCAAGGACCGCATGCTGCCGCCGATCTACTGGCACGCCATGCTGAAGGGCCGCGAATGGCTGTGCCAGCCCCAGCCGGTCGCCGCCGCGCCGGGCCGCGAGGCGGCGTGA
- a CDS encoding MBL fold metallo-hydrolase: MSDPTVTTDLPLEKAAAQIRAARATDNRLAVEAFFDEPTNTASYVIHDPATGRAAVVDSVLDFDAASGRTSTASADAIIAFVKARGLTVDWLLESHAHADHLSAAPYIQQELGGKLAIGREIITVQNVFGKIFNFGTEFARDGSEFDRLFEDGDTFAVGSIPATVLHVPGHTPADMAYVIGDVVFTGDTLFMPDFGTARADFPGGDAHQLFRSIRRLLTLPDETRLFLCHDYKAPGRDTYAWETTVGAERAGNIHARDGVDEAAFVDMRTRRDATLAMPKLILPSVQVNMRAGHLPEPEENGRRYLKLPLDTL; this comes from the coding sequence ATGTCCGATCCGACCGTCACGACCGACCTGCCGCTCGAAAAGGCCGCCGCCCAGATCCGGGCCGCCCGCGCCACCGACAACCGCCTCGCGGTCGAAGCCTTCTTCGACGAGCCGACCAACACCGCGAGCTATGTGATCCACGACCCCGCCACCGGACGCGCGGCGGTCGTCGACAGCGTTCTGGATTTCGACGCCGCCTCGGGCCGCACCTCCACCGCCTCGGCGGACGCGATCATCGCCTTCGTGAAGGCGCGCGGCCTCACGGTCGACTGGCTGCTGGAGAGCCACGCCCATGCCGACCATCTCTCCGCCGCGCCCTACATCCAGCAGGAACTCGGCGGAAAGCTCGCCATCGGGCGCGAGATCATCACCGTCCAGAACGTGTTCGGGAAAATCTTCAACTTCGGCACCGAATTTGCCCGCGACGGCTCCGAGTTCGACCGGCTGTTCGAGGATGGCGACACGTTCGCCGTCGGCTCCATCCCGGCCACGGTCCTTCACGTGCCCGGACATACGCCGGCCGACATGGCCTATGTGATCGGCGACGTCGTGTTCACCGGCGACACGCTGTTCATGCCTGATTTCGGCACCGCCCGTGCCGACTTCCCCGGCGGCGATGCCCACCAGCTCTTCCGCTCGATCCGGCGGCTGCTGACGCTGCCGGACGAGACGCGCCTCTTCCTCTGCCACGACTACAAGGCGCCGGGCCGCGACACCTATGCGTGGGAGACCACGGTCGGCGCCGAACGGGCCGGAAACATCCATGCGCGCGACGGGGTGGACGAGGCCGCCTTCGTCGACATGCGCACCCGGCGCGACGCCACGCTGGCTATGCCGAAGCTCATCCTTCCTTCGGTGCAGGTGAACATGCGCGCCGGCCATCTGCCCGAACCGGAAGAGAACGGCCGGCGCTACCTGAAACTGCCGCTCGATACGCTCTGA
- a CDS encoding peroxiredoxin has protein sequence MTGELSSETRIAAPAPRPLRIGDAAPVFSARSTQGQVQLSDYRGHWLVLFSHPADFTPVCTSEFIALARLAPQFEAMGVALMGLSVDSLFSHMGWLRAIRGAFDVEVTFPVVEDTSLVISRAYGMLDETAQDSSTVRASYFIDPAGIVRAINWYPMSVGRSAREMLRLAAALKRVERGDGVTPEGWEPGDPVLRSLTDETLRATDDPAWFCQLAERE, from the coding sequence ATGACAGGGGAACTTTCATCCGAGACTCGAATCGCCGCGCCCGCGCCGCGCCCGCTGCGGATCGGCGATGCCGCGCCGGTGTTCAGCGCACGCTCGACACAGGGCCAGGTTCAACTCAGCGACTATCGCGGGCACTGGCTGGTGCTGTTCTCGCATCCCGCCGACTTCACGCCTGTCTGCACCAGCGAGTTCATCGCGCTGGCCCGGCTGGCGCCGCAGTTCGAGGCCATGGGCGTCGCGCTGATGGGGCTGTCGGTGGACAGCCTGTTCTCCCATATGGGCTGGCTGCGGGCGATCCGCGGCGCCTTCGATGTGGAGGTGACCTTCCCGGTGGTGGAGGACACCTCGCTCGTCATCAGCCGCGCCTATGGCATGCTGGATGAGACGGCGCAGGATTCCTCCACCGTGCGGGCGAGCTATTTCATCGACCCCGCCGGCATCGTCCGCGCCATCAACTGGTACCCGATGTCGGTCGGCCGCTCGGCGCGCGAGATGCTGCGTCTCGCCGCCGCGCTGAAGCGCGTCGAGCGGGGGGACGGGGTGACGCCCGAGGGCTGGGAGCCGGGCGATCCGGTGCTCCGGTCTCTCACCGACGAGACGCTGCGCGCGACCGACGATCCGGCCTGGTTCTGCCAGCTGGCCGAGCGGGAGTGA
- a CDS encoding helix-turn-helix transcriptional regulator, which produces MPLTREEADKAVEKLRSFGQPQRLMILSHLQTGEMTVGEIDAVTGIGQPALSQQLGELRRAGLVATRRASKQVFYRLADAGVALCVRSIEAQFGGAPAVDLAPPPDAAPLTAPQSPRNRSAALFARIVRPGGAAA; this is translated from the coding sequence ATGCCGCTAACCCGCGAGGAAGCCGACAAGGCGGTCGAGAAGCTGCGGAGCTTCGGCCAGCCGCAGCGGTTGATGATCCTCTCCCATCTTCAGACGGGCGAGATGACGGTGGGCGAGATCGACGCCGTCACCGGCATCGGCCAGCCCGCGCTGAGCCAGCAGCTCGGCGAATTGCGGCGGGCCGGCCTCGTCGCCACGCGGCGCGCCTCCAAGCAGGTGTTCTACCGGCTGGCCGATGCCGGCGTGGCGCTGTGCGTGCGCTCCATCGAGGCGCAGTTCGGCGGGGCGCCCGCCGTCGACCTCGCCCCGCCGCCCGATGCCGCCCCGCTCACCGCGCCACAGAGCCCGCGCAATCGCAGCGCCGCCCTGTTCGCCCGCATCGTGAGGCCCGGGGGAGCAGCAGCTTAA
- a CDS encoding YeeE/YedE family protein yields the protein MDDLNAWWAALAGLAIGVAVGFTTRRARLCSFGAIEDALVGSDTRRLRVFGLALGIALAGTQFLVLTGLLDPQATSYVPNALPWIGIAAGGVMFGLGMALVGTCAFGSCIRLGSGDLRSLVVLLVFGATAYAMLRGTLADYRIGFGEAWALAIPRSGQADLPALAEPVLGASSRALLAAVLAAILIAFAVTDARLRKARRLLAAGAVLGAGVIGGWLATQYLVDEFLQAARPQSLTFVAPVAITLHGLLLDGATLLNFGTGSIVGVILGAFAAARAGDEFRWEAFDDAREMKRHLLGAVLMGAGGVLCGGCTIGQGITAGSLMALSFPLAVGGMILGARLGIAFLVEGRALFFLPRRPSALRSRVAGGRRPRP from the coding sequence ATGGACGACCTCAATGCGTGGTGGGCCGCCCTTGCCGGCCTCGCCATCGGCGTCGCCGTGGGCTTCACCACCCGCCGCGCGCGCCTGTGCAGCTTCGGCGCCATCGAGGATGCGCTGGTGGGTTCCGACACGCGCCGCCTGCGCGTCTTCGGCCTTGCCCTCGGCATCGCCCTCGCCGGCACGCAGTTCCTCGTCCTCACCGGCCTGCTTGACCCACAGGCGACGTCCTATGTCCCCAATGCCCTGCCCTGGATCGGTATCGCGGCCGGCGGGGTGATGTTCGGGCTCGGCATGGCGCTGGTCGGGACCTGCGCCTTCGGCAGCTGCATCCGGCTCGGCTCCGGCGATCTGCGCAGCCTTGTCGTGCTCCTCGTCTTCGGCGCAACCGCCTACGCCATGCTGCGGGGCACGCTGGCGGACTACCGGATCGGCTTCGGCGAGGCCTGGGCTCTCGCGATCCCGCGTTCCGGCCAGGCGGACCTGCCGGCGCTGGCCGAGCCCGTGCTCGGCGCATCGAGCCGTGCCCTGCTGGCGGCGGTGCTGGCGGCCATCCTCATCGCGTTCGCGGTGACCGATGCGCGCCTGCGCAAGGCCCGGCGCCTGCTCGCCGCCGGCGCCGTGCTCGGTGCCGGGGTGATCGGCGGATGGCTGGCGACGCAATATCTGGTCGACGAGTTCCTGCAGGCGGCGCGGCCGCAGAGCCTGACCTTCGTCGCCCCGGTCGCGATCACCCTGCACGGGCTGCTGCTCGACGGCGCGACGCTGCTGAATTTCGGCACCGGCTCGATCGTCGGCGTGATTCTCGGGGCCTTCGCCGCCGCGCGGGCGGGCGACGAGTTCCGCTGGGAAGCCTTCGACGACGCCCGCGAGATGAAGCGGCATCTGCTGGGGGCGGTGCTGATGGGCGCCGGCGGCGTGCTGTGCGGCGGGTGCACCATCGGTCAAGGCATCACCGCCGGCTCGCTCATGGCGCTGTCCTTTCCCCTCGCGGTCGGCGGCATGATTCTCGGCGCCCGGCTCGGCATTGCGTTTCTGGTCGAGGGTCGGGCCCTGTTCTTCCTTCCACGCCGCCCCTCCGCTCTCCGCTCGCGCGTTGCGGGCGGGCGGCGTCCGCGGCCCTGA
- a CDS encoding metalloregulator ArsR/SmtB family transcription factor, with protein MTGIVSKRIEDELRDGPEVSPELDRLMRNAREASDFLKAVSHENRLLLLCLLAERERSVTELENILSLRQPTVSQQLARLRLDDLVSTRRDGKTVYYSLADEDVRRLIGVIYDIFCGTKED; from the coding sequence ATGACCGGAATAGTTTCGAAACGCATAGAGGACGAACTGCGCGACGGCCCGGAGGTCTCGCCGGAACTCGACCGCCTGATGCGCAATGCGCGCGAAGCCAGCGACTTCCTCAAGGCGGTCTCGCACGAGAACCGCCTGCTGCTGCTGTGCCTGCTGGCGGAGCGCGAGCGGTCCGTCACCGAGCTGGAAAACATTCTGTCGCTGCGCCAGCCGACCGTCTCGCAGCAACTCGCCAGGCTGCGGCTGGACGATCTCGTCAGCACCCGCCGCGACGGCAAGACGGTCTATTACAGTCTGGCCGACGAGGATGTGCGGCGGCTGATCGGGGTGATCTACGACATCTTCTGCGGAACCAAGGAAGACTGA
- a CDS encoding thioredoxin fold domain-containing protein, protein MSGRRRIAALARAAVLGVLAGMLAGVAPAGAAELLMFEQAGCVWCQRFDREIAPIYPRTEEGRLAPLRRVELGDEDAVFADLAAPVRFAPTFVLVEDGREVARVPGYAGEEAFWGLLADMTKKLSRTQ, encoded by the coding sequence ATGAGCGGAAGGCGTCGCATCGCGGCGCTTGCCCGCGCGGCTGTCCTGGGGGTCCTGGCCGGCATGCTGGCGGGCGTGGCGCCTGCGGGGGCGGCGGAACTGCTCATGTTCGAGCAGGCGGGCTGTGTCTGGTGCCAGCGCTTCGACCGCGAGATCGCGCCCATCTATCCGCGCACCGAGGAGGGCCGCCTCGCGCCGCTACGCCGGGTCGAGCTGGGCGACGAGGACGCGGTGTTCGCCGATCTTGCCGCACCCGTGCGCTTCGCCCCGACCTTCGTGCTGGTGGAGGACGGGCGCGAAGTGGCGCGCGTTCCCGGCTATGCCGGAGAGGAAGCCTTCTGGGGCCTGCTCGCCGATATGACGAAGAAACTGTCCCGGACACAGTAG
- a CDS encoding cytochrome c biogenesis CcdA family protein → MSLNITLPGAFGAGLLSFASPCVLPLVPAYLGFLGGAGRGLSGEAATRGRLVALAAVFVAGFSSVFILLGATASQLGQWLAVHAPTLTIVAGAMLILFGLHFLGLLCLPLLYRRVAPDVARAPAGLAGAYLVGLAFGFGWTPCVGPILSMILIIAGTEDSLAKGMLLLCAYAAGIGLPFIAAAAFSTGFLRWSAAMRSRLGLVEKASGVLLVATGIVFIGGWMPELSAWLLEAFPTLGAIG, encoded by the coding sequence GTGTCGCTGAACATCACGCTGCCGGGGGCCTTCGGGGCCGGCCTCCTGTCATTCGCCTCGCCCTGCGTGCTGCCTCTGGTGCCGGCTTATCTCGGCTTTCTCGGCGGAGCGGGGCGCGGTCTCTCCGGCGAGGCGGCGACGCGCGGGCGGCTGGTCGCGCTCGCGGCCGTCTTCGTCGCCGGCTTTTCCAGCGTCTTCATCCTGCTCGGCGCCACCGCCTCGCAGCTCGGCCAGTGGCTCGCCGTGCACGCACCGACGCTGACCATCGTCGCGGGCGCGATGCTGATCCTGTTCGGGCTGCATTTCCTTGGCCTGCTGTGCCTTCCGCTGCTTTACCGCCGGGTGGCGCCGGATGTGGCGCGCGCGCCTGCCGGGCTTGCCGGCGCCTATCTGGTCGGCCTCGCCTTCGGCTTCGGCTGGACACCCTGCGTCGGGCCGATCCTGTCGATGATCCTCATCATTGCCGGCACCGAGGATTCCCTCGCCAAGGGCATGCTGCTGCTCTGCGCCTACGCCGCCGGGATCGGCCTGCCCTTCATCGCCGCGGCGGCGTTCTCGACCGGCTTCCTGCGCTGGTCGGCGGCGATGCGCTCGCGCCTCGGCCTGGTCGAGAAGGCGTCCGGCGTGCTGCTGGTCGCCACCGGCATCGTCTTCATCGGTGGCTGGATGCCGGAATTATCCGCCTGGCTGCTCGAGGCCTTTCCCACACTTGGCGCCATCGGATGA